In a single window of the Lebetimonas sp. JH292 genome:
- a CDS encoding V-type ATP synthase subunit B: MRIEYEGALEIKGNLLFFETIENVGLNEEVTIRSNEKILKGIVSSINEKITVIEILGEVYELDLQNIKVEFKYKPVQIPLSEEMNGKVLNSFGEILDNSIVNIEKYQNINVGAYNPAKRLYPKDIVKTGFSSIDALNTLIKGQKLPIFALSGLPNDEFVAKLATQIEIENSVVILGAIGLRHERAEFLINNIVKNNQNVTVFLNLANEPAVNSLVLPRSALTFAEYMAFEKGKNVIVILYDMTNYANALREISAKKEEIPGKKGYPGYMYSDLASIYERAGILKGKEGSITQIPILTLPDDDITHPIPDLTGYITEGQITMDRNLYKKGIFPPVNVLTSLSRLMNSAIDKTHKRFASQLYSSYAKAKKIEMFASIIGEEELSETEKKYLLFSKKFEKEFINQDIGRTFEETFNKGWELLKILPESELIRLTDEEIKKYING, from the coding sequence ATGAGAATAGAATATGAGGGTGCGCTTGAAATAAAAGGAAATCTGCTTTTTTTTGAAACAATAGAAAATGTGGGATTAAACGAAGAGGTTACTATCCGTTCAAATGAAAAGATTTTAAAAGGAATTGTCTCTTCTATAAATGAAAAAATTACTGTTATAGAAATTTTAGGTGAAGTTTATGAACTTGATTTACAAAATATAAAGGTTGAATTCAAATACAAACCTGTACAAATACCTCTTAGTGAAGAGATGAACGGAAAAGTGTTAAATTCTTTTGGAGAAATTTTAGATAACAGTATAGTAAACATAGAAAAATATCAAAATATCAATGTAGGGGCATATAACCCTGCAAAAAGACTTTATCCTAAGGATATTGTAAAAACAGGGTTTAGCTCAATTGATGCATTAAATACCCTTATAAAAGGGCAAAAACTTCCCATTTTTGCATTAAGCGGTCTTCCTAATGATGAATTTGTCGCTAAACTGGCCACCCAGATAGAAATTGAAAATTCTGTTGTAATTCTTGGGGCAATAGGACTGAGGCATGAAAGAGCCGAATTTTTAATTAACAATATTGTAAAAAATAATCAAAATGTAACGGTGTTTTTGAATCTTGCTAATGAACCTGCCGTAAATTCACTTGTTTTGCCAAGAAGTGCGTTGACATTTGCAGAATATATGGCTTTTGAAAAAGGTAAAAATGTAATAGTGATTCTTTATGATATGACAAATTATGCAAATGCTTTAAGGGAAATTTCCGCTAAAAAAGAAGAAATTCCGGGTAAAAAAGGATATCCAGGTTATATGTACAGTGATTTGGCAAGTATTTATGAAAGGGCCGGTATTTTAAAAGGAAAAGAAGGTTCTATTACGCAAATTCCAATACTGACACTTCCCGATGATGACATAACGCATCCGATTCCGGATTTGACAGGTTATATTACTGAAGGTCAAATAACGATGGATAGAAATTTATACAAAAAAGGTATTTTTCCGCCTGTAAATGTGTTAACCTCTCTTTCAAGACTTATGAATTCAGCAATAGATAAAACACATAAACGGTTTGCTTCACAGCTTTATTCTTCATATGCCAAAGCAAAAAAAATAGAAATGTTTGCCTCAATTATAGGAGAAGAGGAGTTAAGCGAAACAGAAAAAAAATATCTTCTTTTTTCAAAAAAATTTGAAAAAGAATTTATAAATCAGGATATTGGCAGAACTTTTGAAGAAACATTTAACAAAGGCTGGGAATTATTAAAAATACTTCCTGAAAGTGAACTTATACGTCTTACTGACGAAGAGATTAAAAAGTATATAAATGGTTAA
- a CDS encoding V-type ATP synthase subunit A, whose protein sequence is MNECVYVGENELIGEIIRVTKEEITIQVYEDTTSLKLKENVKLTSSLLSAYLAPGILGSVYDGIQRNLFNLEERIVKGAKSFPLDMEKKYYFKPSVKNGEYIKRGQIIGLVEDNNFIYKILSEFEGKIKGLKEAEFNIKETIAKIRENSVRMLIKRPLRITNKIKRVPLNEPLITGQRIIDFMFPISKGGSASIPGGFGTGKTVLQQTLAKYCNADVIIYIGCGERGNEMTEILEEFPKLIDPRTKQPLMNRTVLIANTSDMPVSARESSIYLGITIGEYFRDMGYSVALMADSTSRWAEAMRELSSRMGELPMEEGYPADVSSKIASIYERAGKIETVNKEAGSLSLIGAVSPAGGDFSEPITIHTKRFTSVFWALDKTLANARFYPAINYLNSYSNYIENLKQWWEKIGNWSEIRQEFNNILSKDEQLQKIVKLLGIQALPEEEKLTVYIAEIIKEAFLQQNAFDEVDAFCSAEKQMEIAKTILLIYNIFKQGMVQKIPVEILKNQKIINEFIQSKYFIKNEEYGKYKDLRDKTKQYYEDFIKNYGE, encoded by the coding sequence ATGAACGAGTGTGTTTATGTAGGGGAGAATGAATTAATAGGTGAAATTATAAGGGTTACAAAAGAAGAAATTACAATCCAGGTGTATGAAGATACCACATCTCTTAAACTTAAAGAAAATGTAAAACTGACTTCTTCTCTTTTAAGTGCATATCTGGCCCCAGGAATTTTAGGAAGTGTTTATGATGGAATTCAAAGGAATTTGTTTAATTTGGAAGAAAGAATTGTAAAAGGGGCAAAATCTTTTCCTTTGGATATGGAAAAGAAATATTATTTCAAACCTTCTGTAAAAAACGGGGAATATATAAAAAGAGGGCAGATTATAGGATTGGTGGAGGATAATAATTTTATATATAAAATTTTAAGTGAATTTGAAGGAAAAATAAAGGGTTTAAAAGAAGCGGAGTTTAATATAAAAGAAACAATTGCAAAAATTAGAGAAAACAGTGTTCGAATGCTCATAAAAAGACCTCTAAGGATTACAAATAAAATAAAAAGGGTGCCGTTAAATGAGCCATTAATTACAGGGCAGAGAATTATCGATTTTATGTTTCCTATAAGTAAAGGCGGAAGTGCTTCAATTCCCGGGGGTTTTGGAACAGGAAAAACCGTTTTGCAACAAACACTGGCAAAATATTGTAATGCGGATGTGATAATTTATATCGGATGCGGTGAGAGAGGCAATGAAATGACTGAAATTTTAGAAGAATTTCCCAAATTAATTGATCCAAGAACCAAACAGCCTTTAATGAACAGAACCGTTTTAATAGCCAATACGTCAGATATGCCCGTTTCCGCAAGAGAATCATCCATTTATCTTGGCATTACCATAGGTGAATATTTTAGGGATATGGGATATAGTGTGGCTTTAATGGCAGATTCTACCTCAAGATGGGCTGAAGCTATGAGAGAACTTTCCAGCAGAATGGGTGAGCTTCCGATGGAAGAGGGCTATCCTGCAGATGTTTCGTCAAAAATCGCTTCTATTTATGAAAGGGCCGGAAAAATTGAAACGGTAAATAAAGAAGCCGGTTCTTTAAGCTTAATAGGTGCGGTTTCTCCTGCAGGAGGGGATTTTTCAGAACCGATTACTATACATACCAAAAGATTTACAAGCGTTTTCTGGGCTCTTGATAAGACACTTGCTAATGCAAGATTTTATCCTGCAATCAATTACTTGAACAGTTATTCCAACTATATTGAAAATTTAAAACAGTGGTGGGAAAAAATAGGAAATTGGAGTGAAATCAGACAGGAGTTTAATAATATTCTTTCAAAAGACGAGCAGCTTCAAAAAATTGTTAAACTTTTAGGGATTCAGGCTTTACCTGAAGAAGAAAAGTTAACCGTTTATATTGCAGAAATTATAAAAGAGGCTTTTTTACAGCAAAATGCCTTTGATGAGGTGGATGCGTTCTGTTCGGCTGAAAAACAGATGGAAATTGCAAAAACCATTTTGTTAATTTATAATATTTTCAAGCAGGGGATGGTTCAGAAAATTCCTGTAGAAATATTAAAAAATCAAAAAATAATAAACGAATTTATACAGAGTAAATATTTTATAAAAAATGAAGAATATGGAAAATATAAAGATTTAAGGGATAAAACAAAGCAGTATTATGAAGATTTTATAAAAAATTACGGAGAATAA
- a CDS encoding class I SAM-dependent methyltransferase: MDVKIYDKLARRYDLATKIVSFGIEEVWRWLFIRKIKKFIKNGVMIDAASATGEMAKTGFDKIYFIEPSSEMVKIMVEKFKSAGFKEEKFEVQFQEKPYIKLKKENKEYIIIQDSAENFKIDEKADLITSFMGLRNFDNLEKGMQNLNKHLKSGGYFAIVEMVKNDSLMAKLIMWYMNKIVPLIAGILLGMKEEYKLLGKSINSLNEDDILKNLKGYEIVMKEKLIFPVATLIIAKKNGRQDI; encoded by the coding sequence ATGGATGTAAAAATATACGATAAACTTGCCCGCCGTTATGATTTGGCCACTAAAATAGTCAGTTTTGGGATAGAAGAAGTTTGGAGATGGTTGTTTATCAGAAAAATAAAAAAATTTATAAAAAACGGGGTGATGATTGACGCGGCAAGTGCTACGGGCGAAATGGCAAAAACAGGTTTTGATAAGATTTATTTTATAGAACCAAGCTCTGAAATGGTAAAAATAATGGTAGAAAAATTTAAGAGTGCCGGATTTAAAGAAGAAAAATTTGAAGTGCAGTTTCAAGAAAAGCCATATATTAAGCTTAAAAAAGAAAATAAAGAATATATAATTATTCAAGACAGCGCCGAAAATTTTAAAATAGATGAAAAAGCGGATTTAATAACTTCATTTATGGGACTTAGAAATTTTGATAATTTAGAAAAAGGTATGCAGAATTTGAATAAACATTTAAAATCAGGCGGATATTTTGCTATTGTTGAAATGGTAAAAAACGATTCATTAATGGCTAAATTAATTATGTGGTACATGAATAAAATAGTGCCTTTAATTGCCGGGATACTGCTTGGAATGAAAGAGGAATATAAGTTGCTGGGAAAAAGTATAAATTCATTGAATGAAGATGATATTTTAAAAAATTTAAAAGGTTATGAAATAGTAATGAAAGAAAAACTTATTTTTCCCGTTGCGACATTAATAATAGCAAAGAAAAATGGACGACAGGATATTTGA
- the ftsY gene encoding signal recognition particle-docking protein FtsY translates to MFKILKKSLNKTKEAIKQIVGVEKKEKIPKDLLEEALIEADIDYDLVEKLLNKLPNEVTRERLKKELDKIFNLPENKIEINDKPYVFLIIGVNGAGKTTTIAKLAYKFKNDGYSVILGAADTFRAAAIEQLSRWAEILDVPIIKTRQGHDPAAVTYDTISSAKAKGFDIALIDTAGRLHNKKNLQNELKKIVNVSKKAYPNAPQKKLLVIDATQGSSAINQAKIFNEVVGIDGIIVTKLDGTAKGGSLFSIINELKIPIYFVGVGEKKENLVEFDKNEFIEGMLEGLYSE, encoded by the coding sequence ATGTTCAAAATTTTAAAAAAAAGTTTAAATAAAACAAAAGAAGCAATTAAGCAGATTGTGGGAGTAGAAAAAAAAGAAAAAATTCCAAAAGATTTGCTTGAAGAAGCTTTAATTGAAGCGGACATAGATTATGATTTGGTAGAAAAACTTCTAAACAAACTTCCAAATGAGGTAACCAGAGAAAGACTTAAAAAAGAATTGGATAAAATTTTTAATCTGCCTGAAAACAAAATTGAAATAAACGATAAACCGTATGTGTTTTTAATCATCGGTGTAAACGGAGCTGGAAAAACAACAACAATTGCCAAATTAGCATACAAATTCAAAAATGACGGTTATTCTGTAATCTTAGGGGCTGCTGACACTTTCAGGGCTGCTGCAATTGAACAGCTTAGCCGATGGGCTGAAATTTTAGATGTTCCTATTATAAAAACCCGTCAGGGACATGACCCGGCAGCGGTAACTTACGACACTATCAGCTCGGCTAAAGCAAAAGGATTTGATATAGCACTTATTGATACTGCAGGAAGGCTTCATAACAAAAAAAATCTTCAAAATGAACTTAAAAAAATAGTAAATGTCTCAAAAAAAGCATATCCTAACGCGCCTCAAAAAAAACTTTTGGTAATTGACGCAACACAGGGAAGCAGCGCAATAAACCAGGCGAAAATATTTAACGAAGTTGTAGGAATCGACGGAATAATTGTCACAAAACTGGACGGAACCGCCAAAGGAGGAAGTTTATTCAGCATAATAAATGAGCTTAAAATCCCTATATATTTTGTAGGGGTCGGTGAAAAAAAAGAAAATTTGGTTGAATTTGATAAAAATGAATTTATAGAAGGAATGTTAGAGGGCCTTTACAGTGAATAA
- a CDS encoding V-type ATPase subunit: protein MSALKYAYVNALVRSFKTKEILKEKLFECNNLSDLYSLLQTTVYKNFLISPKSDDLLSSLENYYLNLFFKITKNLNKNEKHLFTLFFFEKNPNIDDLKKAVFKISKNDKKDIEKIIKNYVDVLNLITILKYKIIYSLKIEKFFAYLIPYGNKSLSELKEIASSENLYDFSSKLGLNVNDYSLVKKAIFNNYYDSLKQVWYGYPFKLSVPFVFLQIKQKEIKNISSFVIGLKYSLDKIR from the coding sequence ATGTCTGCATTAAAATATGCATATGTGAATGCTTTAGTAAGAAGTTTTAAAACAAAAGAAATTTTAAAAGAAAAACTTTTTGAGTGTAATAATCTTTCTGATTTATATTCATTGCTTCAAACAACTGTTTATAAAAATTTTTTAATTTCTCCAAAAAGCGATGATTTATTGAGTTCATTAGAAAATTATTATCTAAATTTATTTTTTAAAATAACAAAAAATCTAAATAAAAATGAAAAACATTTATTTACTCTCTTTTTTTTTGAAAAAAATCCGAATATTGATGATTTAAAAAAAGCTGTTTTTAAAATTTCAAAAAATGATAAAAAAGATATAGAAAAAATAATAAAAAATTATGTTGATGTCCTTAATTTAATTACTATTTTAAAATATAAAATAATATATTCTCTTAAAATAGAAAAATTTTTCGCATATCTTATTCCATACGGAAACAAATCATTATCAGAACTTAAAGAAATAGCATCATCAGAAAATTTATATGATTTTTCAAGTAAGCTGGGATTAAATGTAAATGATTATTCTTTAGTTAAAAAAGCTATCTTTAATAATTATTATGATTCTTTAAAACAAGTGTGGTATGGATATCCTTTTAAGCTTTCAGTGCCTTTTGTGTTCTTGCAGATTAAACAAAAAGAAATTAAAAATATTTCTTCTTTTGTCATAGGATTGAAATATTCCCTAGACAAGATAAGATAG
- a CDS encoding V-type ATP synthase subunit D: MVKNKTTLLELKTELEIIKEGENVLEQKRDALIKEIMKIVDIVDTRRKKLNEHMRSCYNVLIKAFMENSGKIEKEGFVKTELKVVEKTFLGLVVPKIDFKISSKPNIKIDSNIFTDLARENFFEALKMILELSEMEIKIWKLSEELKKTMIRVNALKFYYTPKYEKEIKEIKNHLEENEREFISIIKKLKNY, translated from the coding sequence ATGGTTAAGAATAAAACCACCTTATTGGAATTAAAAACCGAACTTGAAATAATAAAAGAAGGAGAAAATGTACTTGAACAAAAAAGAGACGCACTTATTAAAGAAATAATGAAAATAGTTGATATTGTTGATACAAGAAGAAAAAAACTTAACGAGCATATGAGGAGCTGTTATAATGTTTTGATAAAAGCTTTTATGGAAAACAGTGGAAAAATTGAAAAAGAAGGCTTTGTTAAAACTGAATTAAAAGTAGTTGAAAAAACATTTTTAGGTCTTGTTGTACCAAAAATTGATTTTAAAATATCATCAAAACCTAATATAAAAATAGATTCGAATATTTTCACAGATTTAGCAAGGGAAAATTTTTTTGAAGCATTAAAAATGATTTTAGAACTCAGCGAAATGGAGATTAAAATATGGAAACTTTCAGAAGAACTTAAAAAAACAATGATTAGAGTAAATGCCCTTAAATTTTATTATACACCAAAATATGAAAAAGAAATAAAAGAAATTAAAAATCATTTAGAAGAGAATGAAAGAGAATTTATTAGTATTATTAAAAAATTAAAAAATTATTAA
- the radA gene encoding DNA repair protein RadA, producing the protein MAKIKTAYECTECGYKSAKWMGKCPACGAWDSFVEVSETKKSKTSSKPSKIIKFENIEKEEIERFSSLDSELDLVLGGGIVPGSLVLIGGSPGVGKSTLMLKLAGKLNKKVLYVAGEESPGQIKLRAERLGIKNKNLFIMPEIVIENILEEIKNYDLVIIDSIQTIYSENLSSAPGSVSQVREATFELMRVAKETKIPVFIIGHITKEGSIAGPRVLEHMVDTVLYFEGDASRELRILRAFKNRFGSTSEIGIFEMTKQGLVSAKNRSFFSKKALPGSAITVILEGTRPIVLEVQALVSESYGVPKRSATGFDLPRLNMILALLEKKLNLPFNQYDVFVNVTGGIKINETAADLAVIAAIVSSFRNRPISKETVFIGEVSLVGDIREIPGLDIRVKEAANLGFKKAIVPTLPIEKPLKCYEVKEVEKLIEWM; encoded by the coding sequence ATGGCAAAAATTAAAACAGCTTACGAATGCACCGAGTGCGGTTACAAAAGCGCAAAATGGATGGGAAAATGCCCTGCATGCGGAGCGTGGGACAGCTTTGTTGAAGTAAGTGAAACAAAAAAAAGCAAAACATCTTCAAAACCTTCAAAAATTATAAAATTCGAAAATATTGAAAAAGAGGAAATTGAGCGTTTTTCATCTTTAGACAGTGAACTCGATTTGGTATTGGGCGGCGGCATAGTGCCGGGCAGTTTAGTATTAATAGGCGGAAGCCCGGGAGTTGGAAAATCAACATTAATGCTGAAACTTGCGGGAAAACTTAATAAAAAAGTTTTATATGTGGCAGGGGAAGAAAGCCCAGGGCAAATAAAACTGAGGGCTGAAAGGCTCGGCATTAAAAATAAAAATCTTTTTATTATGCCCGAAATTGTAATTGAAAACATACTTGAAGAAATAAAAAATTATGATTTGGTAATAATAGATTCCATTCAGACAATCTATTCAGAAAACCTTTCATCAGCCCCCGGAAGTGTTTCGCAGGTCAGGGAAGCTACATTTGAGCTTATGAGGGTGGCAAAAGAGACTAAAATCCCTGTTTTTATAATAGGCCACATCACAAAAGAAGGCTCAATTGCCGGGCCAAGGGTGCTTGAGCATATGGTAGACACGGTTTTATATTTTGAAGGGGATGCAAGCCGGGAACTTAGGATTCTCAGGGCATTTAAAAACAGATTCGGTTCAACCAGCGAAATAGGTATTTTTGAAATGACAAAACAGGGACTTGTAAGTGCAAAAAACAGAAGCTTCTTTTCAAAAAAAGCTCTTCCCGGAAGTGCAATTACCGTTATACTTGAAGGCACTAGACCAATAGTTTTAGAAGTTCAGGCATTGGTCAGTGAAAGTTACGGAGTTCCAAAAAGAAGCGCCACAGGGTTTGACTTGCCAAGACTCAATATGATTTTAGCTTTGCTTGAAAAAAAACTAAATCTCCCTTTTAATCAATACGATGTTTTCGTAAATGTAACAGGTGGAATAAAAATAAACGAAACGGCAGCGGATTTAGCCGTTATTGCCGCAATAGTAAGTTCATTCAGAAACAGACCCATCAGTAAAGAAACAGTTTTTATCGGGGAGGTAAGCCTTGTTGGAGACATAAGGGAAATCCCAGGGCTTGACATAAGGGTAAAAGAAGCGGCAAATTTAGGCTTTAAAAAAGCCATTGTGCCAACTTTACCTATTGAAAAACCCCTAAAATGCTACGAAGTAAAAGAAGTAGAAAAACTGATTGAGTGGATGTAA
- a CDS encoding V-type ATPase 116kDa subunit family protein produces MSKKTPTLLNTPKIFKPFELLVKNYSLPKPYEINPTVAFAIVFLFLFGLMFGDMGQGLILAILGYVLSKKSLFGNILF; encoded by the coding sequence ATTTCAAAAAAAACGCCTACTCTTTTGAATACTCCTAAAATTTTTAAACCGTTTGAACTTTTGGTAAAAAATTATTCCCTTCCGAAACCTTATGAAATAAATCCGACAGTTGCATTTGCCATTGTGTTTTTGTTTTTGTTCGGTTTAATGTTCGGGGATATGGGACAGGGGTTGATTTTGGCAATTTTAGGATATGTTTTGTCTAAAAAATCATTATTTGGAAATATTCTTTTTTGA
- a CDS encoding 5-formyltetrahydrofolate cyclo-ligase translates to MKNKFRKKCLDKKIYNRYLLSKKISKEIYNLAKNYKNILFFIPLKNEPDIKGVINALRRKKKNIFVPFMQDLSFKMVKYQLPIKKKKFSIFEPVNKQKTLQKIDLAIVPVVGITQNFQRIGFGRGMYDRFFANLKYKPKIVFLQLTPCATKLNVADKFDIKADEYISFNIRRKNERFNNFSRFDIIRSSGILYSQKN, encoded by the coding sequence ATGAAAAACAAGTTTAGAAAAAAATGTTTGGATAAAAAAATTTATAACAGATATTTGCTTTCAAAGAAAATATCAAAAGAAATATATAATCTGGCGAAAAATTATAAAAATATACTTTTTTTTATCCCTTTGAAAAATGAACCTGATATAAAAGGGGTGATTAACGCTTTAAGAAGAAAAAAAAAGAATATTTTCGTCCCGTTTATGCAAGATTTAAGCTTTAAGATGGTAAAATATCAATTGCCGATAAAAAAGAAAAAATTCTCAATTTTCGAGCCTGTAAACAAACAAAAAACTTTACAAAAAATAGATCTTGCAATAGTGCCTGTTGTGGGAATAACACAAAATTTTCAAAGAATAGGGTTTGGCAGGGGAATGTATGACAGATTTTTCGCCAATCTCAAATATAAGCCAAAAATTGTTTTCTTGCAGTTAACGCCTTGCGCCACAAAATTAAATGTGGCAGATAAGTTTGATATTAAGGCGGATGAATATATAAGTTTTAATATAAGGAGAAAAAATGAACGTTTTAATAATTTTAGCCGTTTCGATATTATCCGCTCTAGCGGGATACTTTATAGCCAGAAAAATTGA
- a CDS encoding DnaJ domain-containing protein translates to MDDRIFEIKINDNIEVVIDSRFNIKGFIEFIRLSFNKLEIKENIYKIYFDKNNIEKHKLLINAIGNMYKKRKDFNKATYKKLILNFKKDCIVKIKKYQVLFDEKAVYITVRKISSKEFEILFANPKEKVFNYIKGIFLFDILDIFEDKIIVSLNGESKRLVSALISKHSIMGYKVEFRVKKEDFENIKSFSVEGSIKEYLTKIKNALELFGVSNIYEWDKIKKEYRRLAKKYHPDLHRTKPELIRKIYDKKFRKVKESYELLEEYYNNKAKR, encoded by the coding sequence ATGGACGACAGGATATTTGAAATAAAAATTAATGACAATATTGAAGTTGTTATAGATTCAAGATTTAATATAAAGGGTTTTATAGAATTTATCAGACTTTCTTTCAATAAACTTGAAATAAAAGAGAATATTTATAAAATTTATTTTGACAAAAATAATATTGAAAAACACAAATTGTTGATAAACGCCATTGGCAATATGTATAAAAAGAGAAAAGATTTTAATAAAGCCACATATAAAAAACTTATTTTAAATTTTAAAAAAGACTGTATTGTAAAAATAAAAAAATATCAGGTTTTATTTGATGAAAAAGCAGTTTATATTACTGTTAGAAAAATTTCTTCCAAAGAGTTTGAAATTCTTTTTGCAAATCCGAAAGAAAAAGTTTTTAATTATATAAAAGGGATTTTTCTATTTGATATTTTGGATATTTTTGAAGATAAAATTATCGTTTCGTTGAACGGGGAGAGTAAAAGATTGGTAAGTGCCCTTATTTCAAAGCATTCCATTATGGGATATAAGGTTGAATTTAGGGTAAAAAAAGAGGATTTTGAAAATATTAAAAGTTTTAGTGTAGAAGGTTCTATTAAAGAATATTTAACTAAAATAAAAAACGCGCTTGAACTTTTTGGTGTGAGTAATATATATGAATGGGATAAAATAAAAAAAGAGTATAGAAGACTTGCTAAAAAATATCATCCCGATTTGCATAGGACTAAACCAGAATTAATCAGAAAAATATATGATAAAAAATTCAGAAAGGTAAAAGAGAGTTATGAGCTTTTAGAGGAATATTATAATAATAAAGCAAAGCGTTAA
- the rny gene encoding ribonuclease Y yields the protein MNVLIILAVSILSALAGYFIARKIDVAKYDIYLSEAKAKAKAIEHEAEILLENTKSKAKEMELEAKNSLEKQKIELQKEYENKLNEILKKEEEIEELVEQQMQDAQKLEREKNLFEKERKVFEKLKNTFNQKIKILQEKLENAAGLTKDEAKEILLNSLKEDLKDDVAHLTRKIIKEAENNAKKEAQFIIAQATTRYAGDFAGERLINVVPIGDDEMKGRIIGKEGKNIKTLEMVTGCDIIIDDTPEAITVSSFNIYRRQIAVETIKRLVEDGRIQPARIEDIYKKVTDEFEEKVLKEGEDIIIDLGLASAKIHPEIVKLIGRLKYRASYGQNALAHSLEVAHLAGIMAAEIGGDELLAKRAGLLHDIGKALTHDFGGDHVTLGYDLCKRYKEPEVVLNAIKAHHGHEEAKSIEAAAVCAADALSAARPGARREVLEAFLKRVESIENIATSYPEVINAYALNAGREVRVIVEADLVNDDEAVLLSREIAKRIENEVSFPGEIKVTVIREKRAISFAAA from the coding sequence ATGAACGTTTTAATAATTTTAGCCGTTTCGATATTATCCGCTCTAGCGGGATACTTTATAGCCAGAAAAATTGATGTGGCAAAATATGATATTTATCTTTCAGAAGCCAAAGCCAAAGCAAAAGCTATTGAACATGAAGCTGAAATTTTGCTTGAAAATACAAAATCAAAAGCAAAAGAGATGGAACTTGAAGCTAAAAATTCTTTGGAAAAACAAAAAATTGAGCTTCAAAAAGAGTATGAAAACAAATTAAATGAAATTTTGAAAAAAGAAGAAGAAATTGAAGAATTGGTTGAGCAGCAAATGCAGGATGCACAAAAACTTGAACGGGAAAAGAATTTATTTGAAAAAGAAAGAAAAGTTTTTGAAAAATTAAAAAACACTTTTAACCAAAAAATAAAAATACTTCAGGAAAAACTTGAAAATGCGGCAGGTCTTACAAAAGATGAAGCAAAAGAAATTTTATTAAATTCCTTAAAAGAGGATTTAAAAGATGATGTGGCACATCTTACTAGAAAAATTATCAAAGAAGCTGAAAATAACGCAAAAAAAGAAGCGCAGTTTATAATAGCACAGGCAACTACGAGATATGCAGGAGATTTTGCAGGTGAGAGGCTTATAAATGTTGTTCCAATAGGAGATGATGAAATGAAAGGCAGAATTATAGGAAAAGAGGGTAAAAACATAAAAACACTTGAAATGGTGACAGGCTGCGATATTATAATAGACGATACCCCGGAAGCCATAACTGTCAGCAGTTTCAATATTTACAGACGTCAAATTGCAGTTGAAACCATAAAAAGGTTGGTGGAAGACGGAAGAATCCAGCCTGCCAGAATCGAAGATATTTATAAAAAAGTTACAGATGAATTTGAAGAAAAAGTTTTAAAAGAGGGTGAAGATATAATAATAGATTTGGGGCTTGCAAGTGCCAAAATACATCCCGAAATTGTCAAATTAATAGGAAGGCTTAAATACCGTGCAAGTTACGGACAAAATGCACTTGCACATTCTTTGGAAGTTGCGCATTTGGCAGGAATTATGGCTGCTGAAATAGGAGGAGACGAACTTTTGGCAAAAAGGGCAGGTCTTTTACATGATATAGGTAAAGCTCTGACTCATGATTTTGGAGGGGACCATGTAACGTTAGGATATGATTTATGTAAAAGATATAAAGAACCGGAAGTTGTGCTTAATGCAATAAAAGCACATCACGGACATGAAGAAGCTAAAAGTATTGAAGCTGCAGCTGTCTGTGCGGCAGATGCCCTTTCTGCCGCAAGGCCGGGAGCAAGAAGAGAAGTTCTTGAAGCATTTTTGAAAAGAGTTGAATCGATAGAAAATATCGCCACTTCTTATCCTGAGGTTATAAATGCTTACGCTCTTAATGCGGGAAGGGAAGTTAGGGTAATAGTTGAAGCCGATTTGGTAAATGATGATGAAGCGGTTCTACTTAGCCGCGAAATTGCAAAAAGAATTGAGAATGAGGTTAGTTTTCCGGGTGAGATTAAAGTAACCGTTATCAGGGAAAAAAGGGCCATATCTTTTGCGGCGGCATAA